CATCAATAGGTCAGCTAATAAACCTAATTAAGTAAAATAAAAATTTTAAATAGCTTTTGCCCATATCTTTATTTATGAAGTTATATTTTCTTTCCATAATCCCCATATCCATGGGCCTATTATTAGCTTATTTATTCCCCTATAATCAACTACTTCCCATAACTATATTTTGGATATTCTTGATCTATCTACTTTTTAGAACTATATTTAGAGGAGAGCTAAGCGCGATTAAAGAATTTAGAAGTAATGTAAAGTGGGGAATATTTTCCTCTTATATTGTTGTACATTACCTTTTATATAGTATAGCTATAGAGGCGTTATTAAGTTATCTCTATAAACCTTTAGTTTACCCCCAACCTTTTTCAATATCTGTTTTTACAACACCTTTCATAAATTCAAATTTAGTTAATTTGGGTTTGTCCTTACTATTTAACCCTACTATAACAGTATTTATTCCACCTAATCTGATTGTAGATTTATCGCTATATAGTATTTCCTTAGGACTATTAATTTCCATACTTGTTACTTCGAGTTTAGCTATAATTCTTTCCTTAAATAGGAAATTAAAATATCTTACTTTAGTACCTTTAATAGGTTTAATTACAGGTGCAGGTTGCTGTATATCAATACCAGTTCTATTGGCTAATGCTCTAGAATTAAGCAATTTAATATTCTTAACTACGCCAGCGTGGCAGATAATATTTATAGCCTATGTTTCCTTACCAATTATAACCGTAATCTTCCTTAAACATTTATCCAATTCATTAATTAAGTTAAAAAACAAAATTAATTAAAAAAATTAAGTTGGGCATTCAGTAGCTAATGGGCCAGCAGCTTCCAATATCGTGTTTTGAATCATCCTGGCAGCTTGTATTATTTGAGGGAACTGATCTAAATGTGATAGAACATATTGCGGAGAGTAACCCTCAAGAATTGTGGGATTAACTATCGGCGTAGTAACTATGTAAGTGCCGTTAGGACCAGAAATTAATATTGCGAAGTTTAAATGAGGTGGTTTTACATATAATGCTGAAGGTTTACCGTAGTTAATTACGGGGATTTGAGTTTCATATTGAATAATTAATTGAGCCACTTGAGGAGGTAATCCCATTTGTGCGTATTCCTCTTTAAGTATTTGCTCACCTACTTGAATTAACTGATTTTGCGGAATAGGAGTTCCATTATATGACGCGTTTAAATATTCATTATATACATACGCTACATAAAACTCCACTACTGAAGTGGATTTAAAGCCAGTAAATATCAGTCCAGGTATATTAGCTGGGCTGTGATCTGGATCTGAATAATGTAATTCATAACTTAAATTACCGTAATTTTTAAGTACATCGTAAATAGCCCATGAAGCTGCTGCACCTACTGGACATCCGTACCATGATTGTTCAACTACTATAATTTTCCCAGAAGGAGCTAGGTCTTCGTTACTTATTTTAATAAATCTTCCTGCTGGAATACCTTGAGCCATTGCTATTTTACTGAAGAATAACTCGTATGCGGCAATTCCAGCGATAATCACTATTACTGCTACTATAATGCCCAAGATTTTTTTATTCATTATAATAAGTTGATTATTGTTTAATATTAAATTTTTTCCCCATATCTATGATTATGGAATCTTCCGTACCTTAAAATTAAGGTAAAGCCCTATAACTGCTAATCCATAAACACTATATGTTAGGTCAAGCTTTTTCATAGAAAGAAAAAAGAGTTATTTATTCCTTAAAGTATATTATTTTTTATATGATGTAATAGTGCGGGGGTGCCCGAGCTAGGTCAAAGGGGGCAGGCTCAGGCCCTGCTGGCGAAGGCCTGCACGGGTTCAAATCCCGTCCCCCGCATTTAAGAATTAGGCTGTCATTAATGGTTACATAAAATTTTAGATTAAGTTAAAGCTAATAGATATTATTTCTGCAAATTATATAAAGATCTATATAAAATAATTTTAGTTAGAATGACATACTATAGTAGTAAAGTTATTGGATACAGATCATTTAATTCTAATCCATTCTTTACCCCTTCTTTCATATAATGGTCTTACATTAGAGTAAATTTGAAATATGTCATTCCAAAATTTCTCATCTTTATATATAACTTTTCCTTCCTCTATTATTTGAAGAATAAAAGGAATTCCTTCCTTTAATTTCCTTAAAAATACTTCAGTATTCATAAATATCGCATCAACTTCTCCTGGAAACATCTTTATTACATCCATATATAATTGATTTGATACCTTTCTTGGATCTTTTGGTATTTCATCTCCAACCACTAATACATCATAGTCGCTATTCTCGGTAAAATCTCCCCTAGCCCTTGAGCCAAATAACATTATTAATTTCATTTTATTTCTCCCTTTACCCAATTAAGTATCTTTAAAGCACAATTTATGCATTCCTCCGCATCTTTTTCAGTATAATATTCGTAAGGAGACCCTTCGTCATATACATCGGGATACCTAGTAGGAGTATATTGCTTATCTAGGTAAGTTACACATTCTAGTATTTCATTAGGTGGATTTTGGATTAAATGAAGAATTGAATGACCTCTCCTTTCTATACCCCTATATTGAAGTAGAGCTTTAACTGCTTTTTCAGCTGATTGTTGTGATAAAAAACAAGATAACTCATAGTAACCTCCCTTTTTAGAATATATCGCTTCTTCTATATCTCTTTCAGCTTGCTTTAACCAGTCATTAACTCTCTTCATTTTAAAAATCTTCTTTAAAAAGGCTTAAAAACTTAATAGAGAATTTGTTAAGGAAAAGCTTACTACTAACGCTTATAATAATATCATAGATGCGTTGCTATAAGATAATTGAGCTAAATTTAAGAGAATTCTAAAAAGAGAGTGCATGTTCTTCCTTTAATCACATCTTATCGATGATAAATTTTCATCTGTAAATTCTAAATTACCTATTAAAATCCATATATAATAATATAGTGTATTTCATTTACAAATAATATAAAAGATATTGTAATTTATCAGAAACTAATGATAATTACATTACTAAGAGTAATTAATCTTGGGTATAACTCTTTTAGCTAGAATGTATTAATGAACTAATGAAATCCTAATCTATTAGGGTAATGTATTTTAATATTTAAAAGTAGATTCATAACTATATGGCCTTTACTTATGATAATCATCCAGAGTTAGCTAGGTTAGGTATATTTATACAAAATATTGATGCTAGGTATAAACCATTAATGAGAATGGGAATTTCTATTGATGAAATGATATATATAGCTAGAAGACTTTATCCAATTCTAAAAGATAGTAAAAGAATTTTAGATTTAGCTTGTGGTAATTGCTTAATTACTCTAATTCTTTCTAAATTGGTAAAGGGAGAATTTCATGCCATTGATGATTGGGCTATTATTCAAAAGAGTGATGTATTAGCTAATCTTCAACAAGATAAGGCAAATATTATTATAAATGACTTTAAGGATTTTACAATCCCTTATAACGATTCCTTTTTTGATTCTATTTATACTGTTATGTATTTATCAAATATAGGAAAAGAAAAAAGAATCATTTTAGCTAAAGAAATTAAAAGGGTTTTAGATAATAATGGTAGATTTATTGTTGTGGATACTTTAGTTTTTAGGGGTAAAATAAAAAAGGAATTTGAGCAATTCTTCAAGCTGAGCTGGTATGGTGAAGAGAATGGATTTTCCTTTTTTGTTTGGACTAAATAAATCACTTAGGCAATTGTTTACGTAATAATAATATACCATCTAAGATACTTTTTATCTCCTCCCTTTCTCTTTCATTCGAAATTGTAATTTTACTTATAAGATTTGTTAAATTTTCCAATAATTCTTCCACTTTATCACATGATTCACAATCTATACATTTTTTACATTCTTGTGTGAGATTTACAGCTATAGAGTAGATCTTTTTTATCTCAACTACACTCATCAAATATATAATATTGTAGTTGTAGTAATTAAACTTTTAATTTACAATCAAAAAAGACTTGTTGATGGATTATGCAATACTTAGCGTAATATTACTATTTACGTTATTGTTAGCTTATTTACTAGCCAGACTTAAAATTTCTCCAGTAATAGCATATCTTTTAGGTGGTTTGTTTGCATCCACATACCTAAATTTCGACTTTAATTCCTCTTACTTTAGTATTCTAAATTTCTTAGCATTAAACTTATTGGCCTTTGAAATAGGTACTTCATTTGATATTTCTAGAGCTAGAGAACTATTTAGAAGGGCGATTGGAATAGCCTTAGTTGAATTAGTATTAATATTATTATTGTCCTATTATGCAGGACTATATTTATTACATTTAGATCCTTTTATATCTTTATTTTTAGTCATGGCTTCTATAGATACTAGTACTTCAATACTATATAAAATATTAGGACGAAAGACTAATAAGGAAGATAAGGATTTACTAATAGCTGTAGCATCAATAGAAGACATAGAAGTGTTCTTCCTATATTCTATTGTCGTAGCCTTAAACGGTTCCATAAATTTTGTAAGAATATTGTCTGTAATAGTTGAGGTAATATTGGCTGGGCTAATTGTATATGTTTTCGCTAAATATTTTATAACAGGATTATCAGTCTTTACACCTTTAAGTATAGAAGATGAAAGCATACTTATCTTGTTACCAATTGCATTAGTATTTGTCTTTGAGTATATCTCACAAATAACTGAAATACCCACAACTTTAACAATGATATTAGCGGGCTTAGCTTTTTCCTCAATTAGCGGAAGTGAAAGAGTAATTAAGTTGACTGCACCAATTAGAGAGTTTGCTTTAATCTTCTTCTTCTTATCCGTAGGCAGTTATCTAAAAGTTACGGCTTCAATATTTACATTTATCTTAATTTCTCTTCTAGTATTAATTATAAAATACTTCTCATTTAGTATAGCTTCATGGCTAACTGGAACGACATTTGTAAAGTCTTTTACTAATGGCTTTTATATGTTGCCGATAAGTGAATTCGGAATCATAGTTTCCTTAGAGGCTTTACAACAAGGAATTAACGTATCTGTAGTATATTACGTCTCAGTTGTAGTAGTTTTAATATCATCTATAATAGCTTCGATTATAGCTACTAGAGTATCAATATTTCAAAGGATTATAGGATTAGTATACTCTAATTCTTACTTTTTAAGGCAATTGGATTCTGCAATAGTTTGGCTAAATAGAAACATATCTAAAGATCTCTCCCCTCTATCAAAATCCCTAATTTTTAGAGGTTTTATCAAATTATTCCTATACTTACTATTACCTTATATTTTATTCCCTATTATTAACGACTTCGTAAAAGCCTTAGTTGATCCAATAGGCAATATCTTATTGGAATATAGTATATATGCTGGAGAAATAATAATAGCAATGTTTTTATTGATGATATTCCTATCTGAAGGAGCTAAACTTTATTTTACAATAAATAATGAAATTCTAATGAGGATAATAAAAATGAAAAGCAGATTATTCAAACAATTTTGGCTAGAGCTCATGGCTATCTCATCAACATTTTATATATTATTTATTTCATTAATATATATTATATTTGAAATTGTACCATTATTATATAATTTTCCGAGTAATATTTCATTAATACCAATTATATTAGGACTTTATTTAGCTTATAGAAGAAGAAACATAAAAGTTAACGCAATTGCATTCAGTAGGTTAAATAGAAATGGAATTACTAATAAAAATATAGTTAAATCAAGTCTTAAAAGTATAAGAAAATTAAGGAAAAATAATTTTAGATATAGAATAGCAAAAATTCTTCTAGGAAAATAGTCTTAGAAATGAAATAAATATATTAAAATTAATATTATAATATAGAACATATTAACAATTAAACTCTCTACAAAAAGTTTAAAGATTGTGTATAGTTTGTACTTTTAAATGTATAGTATCTTATAGATAAAAACACTTAATAAAATTTTAATTGTGACTAGTGTCTTATACTTTCTAACCTAGCACGGGAAAAATTAGAAGTCCATGAAACTCTATATATCTCCTTTTAAATCTATTAATTAGTATGCAATACACAATTCACGCAAAAACGCATAATAAGTGGGATAATACATTACCACCTATTATGAGCATCACGGATGGAGACATAATTACGGTAGAGACAAAAGAAGCCTCAGACGAACAAGTAACTCCTACATCTACTCCTCAAGATTTAGCTAAACTCGATTTTTCTAAGATTCACCCTTTAACTGGCCCTATAGAAATAAAGGGAGCTGAACCAGGAGATGTTATAGAGATTGAATTTTTAGAGTTCAAGCATAAAGGGTGGGGATGGACTGGAGTAATACCAGGATTCGGATTTCTAGCGGATGAGCAATATACTGCTCCAATTGATCTTCAAGGGCCTGCATTAAAGATATGGAAAGTTGATGAAAAATACGCTTATGCTAAATTTGGCGATTTAAATGTAAAAGTACCCATTAGCCCATTCCCTGGTGTAATAGGAACTGCTCTGCCTTATAGGGGCAAATTAAGTACAATACCCCCAAGAGAAAACGGAGGAAATATGGATATAAAACACCTTACAGTTGGAACTAAATTATATTTGCCAGTTTTCGTTAAGGGTGGTTTATTATCAATCGGTGATACTCACTTAGCTCAAGGAGATGGAGAAGTATGCGGTACGGCAATAGAGGCTCCTATGGAAGTTACAATGAAAGTTAAATTATTAAAGAACATAGGATTAACTCAGCCTATATTTATTACTAAAAAAGTTAAAGAAATAGAATCTAATGAGTACATAGCATATCCAGGAATTGATAGTAATTTATGGAACGCTGCTAAGAAAGCGATAAAGGGCATAATTTCAATTCTTGCCAAATACATGTCACCAGTTGAGGCATATATATTAGCTAGCGTAGCTGTAAATTTAAGAATTAGTGAAGTTGTAGATGTACCCAATTGGATAGTTACCGCATATCTACCAAAGGATATTTTTGAGACTGAAATAGAAATATTTTGATTTCTAATTTTTTATAAAAATAGATTAGTTTGAAATTCTTTAATTTAGAATATGAAGTTTAAAAACTGTATAACTAGTATGGCAATAATTTTGTTAATTTAGCATAAATCATATAATTAAAAATTTATGTTCAACTAAACGTGAGACTGTAACTCTTTTACATAACTACTCGTTATTTTTAATTACTTCTAAATACCGTTTTTTGGTTAAGTAATGTTTATATAGCATTACAATATATTTTCAATTGATGAACTCCCAACTGATGACGAGCTCTGCTCACGAGGGTGGGAGTGATAAAAACTGAATGGGAGGGTAGTGGTGT
The genomic region above belongs to Saccharolobus caldissimus and contains:
- a CDS encoding DUF929 domain-containing protein; amino-acid sequence: MNKKILGIIVAVIVIIAGIAAYELFFSKIAMAQGIPAGRFIKISNEDLAPSGKIIVVEQSWYGCPVGAAASWAIYDVLKNYGNLSYELHYSDPDHSPANIPGLIFTGFKSTSVVEFYVAYVYNEYLNASYNGTPIPQNQLIQVGEQILKEEYAQMGLPPQVAQLIIQYETQIPVINYGKPSALYVKPPHLNFAILISGPNGTYIVTTPIVNPTILEGYSPQYVLSHLDQFPQIIQAARMIQNTILEAAGPLATECPT
- a CDS encoding cation:proton antiporter, which translates into the protein MDYAILSVILLFTLLLAYLLARLKISPVIAYLLGGLFASTYLNFDFNSSYFSILNFLALNLLAFEIGTSFDISRARELFRRAIGIALVELVLILLLSYYAGLYLLHLDPFISLFLVMASIDTSTSILYKILGRKTNKEDKDLLIAVASIEDIEVFFLYSIVVALNGSINFVRILSVIVEVILAGLIVYVFAKYFITGLSVFTPLSIEDESILILLPIALVFVFEYISQITEIPTTLTMILAGLAFSSISGSERVIKLTAPIREFALIFFFLSVGSYLKVTASIFTFILISLLVLIIKYFSFSIASWLTGTTFVKSFTNGFYMLPISEFGIIVSLEALQQGINVSVVYYVSVVVVLISSIIASIIATRVSIFQRIIGLVYSNSYFLRQLDSAIVWLNRNISKDLSPLSKSLIFRGFIKLFLYLLLPYILFPIINDFVKALVDPIGNILLEYSIYAGEIIIAMFLLMIFLSEGAKLYFTINNEILMRIIKMKSRLFKQFWLELMAISSTFYILFISLIYIIFEIVPLLYNFPSNISLIPIILGLYLAYRRRNIKVNAIAFSRLNRNGITNKNIVKSSLKSIRKLRKNNFRYRIAKILLGK
- a CDS encoding methyltransferase domain-containing protein, translated to MAFTYDNHPELARLGIFIQNIDARYKPLMRMGISIDEMIYIARRLYPILKDSKRILDLACGNCLITLILSKLVKGEFHAIDDWAIIQKSDVLANLQQDKANIIINDFKDFTIPYNDSFFDSIYTVMYLSNIGKEKRIILAKEIKRVLDNNGRFIVVDTLVFRGKIKKEFEQFFKLSWYGEENGFSFFVWTK
- a CDS encoding nucleotidyltransferase domain-containing protein; this encodes MKLIMLFGSRARGDFTENSDYDVLVVGDEIPKDPRKVSNQLYMDVIKMFPGEVDAIFMNTEVFLRKLKEGIPFILQIIEEGKVIYKDEKFWNDIFQIYSNVRPLYERRGKEWIRIK
- a CDS encoding HEPN domain-containing protein, whose product is MKRVNDWLKQAERDIEEAIYSKKGGYYELSCFLSQQSAEKAVKALLQYRGIERRGHSILHLIQNPPNEILECVTYLDKQYTPTRYPDVYDEGSPYEYYTEKDAEECINCALKILNWVKGEIK
- a CDS encoding acetamidase/formamidase family protein, producing MQYTIHAKTHNKWDNTLPPIMSITDGDIITVETKEASDEQVTPTSTPQDLAKLDFSKIHPLTGPIEIKGAEPGDVIEIEFLEFKHKGWGWTGVIPGFGFLADEQYTAPIDLQGPALKIWKVDEKYAYAKFGDLNVKVPISPFPGVIGTALPYRGKLSTIPPRENGGNMDIKHLTVGTKLYLPVFVKGGLLSIGDTHLAQGDGEVCGTAIEAPMEVTMKVKLLKNIGLTQPIFITKKVKEIESNEYIAYPGIDSNLWNAAKKAIKGIISILAKYMSPVEAYILASVAVNLRISEVVDVPNWIVTAYLPKDIFETEIEIF